Within Dermatophagoides farinae isolate YC_2012a chromosome 8, ASM2471394v1, whole genome shotgun sequence, the genomic segment taacaacaacaaaaaataattgtaatTAAAAATTGGACAAATATTTtctcggaaaaaaattcttacaaaataaatcatcgATGTATAAAGTTGTACCATAGATGCACCggcttttattttttcatatgcATCTAATCCGGTTTCAATGCCGCCAACACCAATAATCGGTATTGATCCATTGGTCAGACGATACATTTTTCGTATCATTTCGGTGGATAATTTTCGCAATGGTGGACCACTTAAACCGCCTTCTTCTTTTACCAGTCTTGCTGGGCTTTTTAAATCTGCAGGTCGTGTAATAGTCGTATTCGATATGATCATACCATCAATTTGGCCATGTGTTTGAGtttcattcgaatatttAAGCATAATTTTCCCGATATCAttaatttgttcatcatttaaatcgGGTGAAAATTTCACCAATAATGGTTTACGCAACTGATTTTTCTGttctaattcttttttcacaCGAAGCACACGATCCaataatttgttcaattgatCTTTACCTTCTAAATTTCTTAGATTAGGCGTGTTTGGACTGgaaatgttgatgacaaaatatttaatttcatttttaacatGAAATCTTTGCAGTCCGATGATATAATCTTGGATTTTATCTTCAGTGAGTTTATTTGCACCAAGATTAAGGCCAACGataatgttttgtttatcaataatGGATTCTTGACGTGATAGATTCGTTTCCATTCGATCATGGCCATAATTATTAAATCCATAACGATTGATGACAGCACGATCTTTTGAAAGACGAAAAACTCGTGGCAAGAAATTGCCTTTTTGAGGTTCCGGTGTTACGGTTCCGATCTCAAGAAATCCGAAACCAAATCCGGATAAACTTTTGATGGCTTCACCATTTTTATCGAATCCGGCTGCCAATCCAACGGGATTATCGAATTCAATATTccataattttgttttctataaagatcaacaacaacaacaaaaacaatcttATTTCAAGTAAATgtgatggatgatgattgtggtcaTTTACCAGAATGGGCTTGATATCCTTATCTTCGGGTATTCGTGGAACTAATCCTACACGAGCGGCTGTAATGGCAACAATATGTGATTTTTCTGCATCCGGATACATTAGATGAATAATAGGTATAACATGACGACTCCATAAACGATAATCACCATGATACAAATTATAGCCTatgacaaataaaattaattattaattatcaatcatcaatcagtcaatttatattcgatttgattataCTGACCGTAAAAACAGACGGTAGCACCCAGGCCGACGGTTAccaatgattttaatttctaAAAAACAATTGCAAATACACATaaacattgattattttgtgaACAAGTAAcaattaaccaaaaaaaaaaaaaaccaaccaaccaaccttcgacataattttttaaaaaaattcgaacacgatcatcattggtGATATGGTCACATGTGGTACCGTACTATATGGATAATCCAttgtttataaaaaaaacgcaaaaaatatcaatcaatccttTCATTTCTGCCATCTTTTCGCAtgcacaaacaaacacaaacacacacacacacacacgcaaacaaTATTGGCCGCGctgatcaataattttatggCTCGTGTTCGACGATTTTGAGTTCAAGATGTCGCtcgttttttaattttttataataataataataataacaatctttaattttatcatcaaaaagaaaaactgtttcatcatcatcattaacacgatgaaatgaaaaattgttccaTAATTTGAGCATtgttatttgattgttgttcttCCTttgttcgaattttttttttttttttttgaagaatcATCAAGAATATTTCACCGCCAACAATATAACAAAATATGCTcaatgttcaacaacaacaacaacaaccaccaccaccacccacTAACGCCGCGTACGGCACAACAGCtacaaaatttgattgatttcgaaCAAAATGATTCCGGCTATATTGGTCTATTCTTAAGACATCGACAAAATTTCGAATggtttgataatgattttaatcGTCAAATTCATTATGAACTTAATCCAAAATTATTTGCCATCAATGAACCATATCTAATGAAAACAGAACgtgattcattgatgaagttaaaaaaattggatgaagaatcaatcaccattgatgataagaaaaaaccaaatggaACATTAcggaaaaggaaaaaaaatttggacaAAAAATTGGCTCTTTTGGATGGTAATTTTGGTTcaacagaagaaaaattgatggtcactaatttgattgaaaaatatctTATCATTGACAACGATTGCAGTGGtagcggtggtggtggcgggaaaaagaatgcaaaaaaaacattgcttaaatcgatcaatctaAAGGAAATGAATTCCAATCTTGAAGCTCAATCATTTGTAGATTCATTATTCTGTAATCGTTTTGAATCACTCAATTATCGTACTAAATTACTTTGTAATCCATTCtccaaaacaatcaaaactaAATTTGGTCTTTCGAATTTTCTTATTCCACCACGATGTTCATTTGCCGGTATCGATGTTATTGATGGTGTTAAAATGTTGACCCGTTATCTGAAACGAACATCGATCGATACGACCAGTTCATCCAAATCATTAATATGTACCAGGAATCCATTCATATTTATCATGGATCCAGCAtgggataataataaatctgTAAAAAGAAAACGTACAT encodes:
- the Mettl4 gene encoding LOW QUALITY PROTEIN: methyltransferase like 4 (The sequence of the model RefSeq protein was modified relative to this genomic sequence to represent the inferred CDS: deleted 1 base in 1 codon); protein product: MFNNNNNNHHHHPLTPRTAQQLQNLIDFEQNDSGYIGLFLRHRQNFEWFDNDFNRQIHYELNPKLFAINEPYLMKTERDSLMKLKKLDEESITIDDKKKPNGTLRKRKKNLDKKLALLDGNFGSTEEKLMVTNLIEKYLIIDNDCSGSGGGGGKKNAKKTLLKSINLKEMNSNLEAQSFVDSLFCNRFESLNYRTKLLCNPFSKTIKTKFGLSNFLIPPRCSFAGIDVIDGVKMLTRYLKRTSIDTTSSSKSLICTRNPFIFIMDPAWDNNKSVKRKRTYETVSLDYMRRLCQESRILLDIIDSLKQSCPKQKMLKKTSSSSSSSIVCAIWTTNLDKDFVIDEMLPLLNLRLSHVLKWHKVTKIGLPVKVHGGQEYLILATKSSKNNNNDDQKSSMNHNNNNNQHQNGIIVSIPSAIHSHKPSILPIIHRLFDFNHHNDSADVHHDLTLHCSMSMSKCSNVEATATAIKNDDNDSNNHYWLVANEFINYLCGIELFARYLQTGFHSIGYECIKLQNEKLFGHNDDC